GGACGTGCTGTCGTCATCGTCGTCGTCATCGCCGCCGCATCCGGCGGTGAGCGCCGCCATCGCGGTCGCGGCGACCGCCGCGATGATGAGCAGGTTCCAGATCAAATTGCCGCGCCTGTGCGTCGCGAGGCCGTTCATCCGTGCTCCCTCCGAGTGGTGTTGGCCAATTGCCGCAGTGTGTGGTGTTGGCCAATTGCCGGAGTGTAGCGAACCCGCCCGTGCGCTCCATGCGAATTGTCAGAAAATCGCGGATCGGCGTCGGAACTCGACGCGCGTCAGTCCTCGTCGTGCTCGTGGTTGCAGTGCGACGGGAACCGCTCCCCATCCGGCGTCGCCGCCCACTTCCAGATCGGCACGCGCAGCTTGAGTTGTCGGATGAAGTGGCCCATCGCGTTCAGCCCCTCGGCACGGTGCTTCGACCAGACGATGACCTGAAGGCTCGCCTCGCCCACGCCAATGCGCCCGATGCGGTGCGTGCAGGAGAGGTCGGCAAGGCGAAACTGCTCAACGGTTTCGCGCGCGAGCGTTTCGAGTTCGGCCTCGGCCATCCCGGCGTAGTGCTCGTACTCCAGCGCCACGATGGGGCGGCCGTGTTCCTCGTCGCGAACGCGGCCGTGGAAAATCAGTTCCGATCCCTCGCCGGTGCGCGCGTCGTCGGCGGGCGGCGCGGCGATCGGGTCCGGCGTGATGACGATGCGGATCATTCAGCCCCCCTGCACCGGCGGAATCAGCGCGACCTCGTCGCCGTCGTGAAGCACTTCGACCGGATCGACGTACATCTGATTGACGGCGGCGCGCACGGGAATCGACGCGAGCGCCGCGCCGCCCATTTCGCGGACGCGCGCGATCAGGTCGCCCGCGCTCGAGCCGTCCGGCAACTCGAGTGTCAATTCGTCGCGCCCGAGCGCGTACTTGATGTGCGAAAAACAGCGAAGTCGGATATTCACGGTCGCGGCTCCTGCTGATAAACCGAAGAAGGACTGCGATTGGAGAATGAGGTTTGCGCAATCTGATCTATCTGCTGATCGTTGCCGCCGCCGCGGGTGGAATCTGGGCGGGCGTTCGTGCCATGACCGCTCCGCGCGGCGTTCCGTCGACGGACATGGACGCAATCGATCCGACCCGCGATCCCGTCCAGGGCGCGGCCGATTCGGACTCGACGTGGTCGTTCGCCTGGAACGGCGGACAGGTCGTCGCCACGAACGTCG
This DNA window, taken from Deltaproteobacteria bacterium, encodes the following:
- a CDS encoding molybdenum cofactor biosynthesis protein MoaE, whose translation is MIRIVITPDPIAAPPADDARTGEGSELIFHGRVRDEEHGRPIVALEYEHYAGMAEAELETLARETVEQFRLADLSCTHRIGRIGVGEASLQVIVWSKHRAEGLNAMGHFIRQLKLRVPIWKWAATPDGERFPSHCNHEHDED
- a CDS encoding MoaD/ThiS family protein yields the protein MNIRLRCFSHIKYALGRDELTLELPDGSSAGDLIARVREMGGAALASIPVRAAVNQMYVDPVEVLHDGDEVALIPPVQGG